The following is a genomic window from Molothrus ater isolate BHLD 08-10-18 breed brown headed cowbird chromosome 19, BPBGC_Mater_1.1, whole genome shotgun sequence.
aggctggggtggaGGGATCACTCTGCTCTGGTGCAATAATTAGAAACCCTTGAGTTCCttggctggcagctctggaaggGCTGGCAATGCTTCTAACAACTTCCCTACTGGGAGAGGCAGCCAGGCAtgctcctgagctgggagcagggctccTTCCAGGGGGACGGGCAGGACTGTAACCATGGGTGGGCATTGAATAGGGGGTGTCTCACggtcagctgtgctggggagtgcAGGATGTGAGTGGGATCAGCAAGTCTCTTCCTGTAGGAGCATGGAAGATACTCTCTCCTCACTTGTGGCCTTCCAGCTGCCCTCGCCTGTGATGCTCTGTGGGGAAAACAGATTTATAGCTCTGGAACAGATGGTCCTGCATGGTGACTAATGAAGGGTTCACTGCCTGTCTTGGGCTGCCTGTGACACTTGTCTGGGTGGAGGCAGGCTTGGCTGATCCCTGCTGAACCAACCCTTTGGGATTTAAGCAGTGGTTTtggccatggctgtgccagcacaccATGGGTAGTCTGGGGACTCTGAAATGGGCAGATCACACCAAATGCTTTCCAGCCTTTTCACTCTGTGCTTTCTCCTGGCTGTGACCTTCCCAGCAGCTACACCCTCAGGGGAGTCTTGTGCCAGGGGCTAGTTCAGTCCTGCTGTCCTTGTGAGGCATCTGTCCATCCTTGTGAGCTGATGCTGCTCAGGAATACTCCTGGTTGTTCCTTACAGCTCCCTCtggtgcctggcacagctgctgggcagtcagagtttgggggttttgtgaaacagccctgggaggctgggctggagcaggcagctgcctgcctgtcatCCAGGAGTGCCTGCAGTGGGCTGGAGCACATGGCCCCGACATCACGGGTACACTCACTGGGAAAGTTCTTTCCCCCGAGAGTGGCATCCAaacttcccagctccctgctctccccaagGCTGACTGTCTCTGCTGTtcagccagcctggcagaggtAATGAAGCGTAATTAAGTGCTCCCTTTGCACATCTGCTTGCGTCCACAGGAGGGTTTGTGACTGGATTTCTAGGGAAGGTGGTGATGGCagtgcctgccccagcccagcatggGGAGCCAGGGTCCAGGGAGGGGTGCATGGGCAGGGCCTTGGTCTATTCCTGTCCAGTGCTTTCAGCCCAgagagcacagctgtggctgcctgtgACTCTGGTTCTGCTGGGCTTGGGTTCACAGCATGATCATGGCAGGGAAGAGTTGGTCCAATAATCTCACAATGAAATGACCATCACCAGCAAGTACAGCCCAGTGCTCATCTCCAGCATCAGGGATGTCCCTGCAGGTGGGCAGACCTTAGAGGGTGGCTGGTGCACACACAACTCACTGTGTCCATTTAGTCTGCAGCCCAACCACAGAGAGTGAGACTGGCTATCTTCATGATGGCAGGGGCCTCCTGTTGGGGCTTAGCCTGGGGTTTTGGGTGGTGAAGGGGCTGTGTAATGTCCTGTGCTGCACAGTGGTTGCTCCTGGAGCACCTGTCATGCTGCAGCATTGAGCTCTgtggggactgggaatggaTGCTCTGAGGAGGATGCTGACAGATCTAGGGAGAAGCAGGCCCGAGTTAATGCTGTCTGTCCTCTCTTCTGCATCCACATGAACCCGCAACAGGAGCGGCAGAAAAAAGCTGGGTTTCCCGAGAGCAGCGATGGCTCCAAGGACTCGGACAGCTCTGCCGGGCGCCGGAGCAGCGCCAGCCGGAAGCATGGCCGGTGGCGGGGCCGGCtggacagccctggggccatGGTGTCCAAGGTGGTGAGAGCCGTCACAGCCAGGCACAAACCAGGATGGAGGCTGCCAGCCATGCTGGATTCCTCCAGCCACAGGAACCTGTCAGAGCTGCATGGGGAGGCTCAGCTGGCCATCTTCCAGCAGGGTGACACGGGCAGCGTGGAGGGGGCTCCCCAGCCCACTGAGAACAGTTTCACCCCCAAGTGTGAAATCACGGGCAAAGACGCCCTGTCGGCGCTGGCCCGGGCCAGCAGCAAACAGTGCCAACAGGAGATCGCCAATGTGGTGTGTCTGCACCGGGCTGGCAGCCTCATGCCCCAGTCCGTGCCTCGCCACTGCCAGCTCTCAGGTGAGCCCTACTGGAGTGCTCCTGGTCACCCTGGGCGTTGGGAATATCCCTGGGAGGCTAGTAGGCCACCTTCCGTATGTCACCAAGCTGTCCCACCTGGCAAACAGCAGCCTCAATCTGTCACTGATTCCCAGATTACCTCTGCCTCTGTAATCCAGTCAAAGTTGTGCCAGCCTTCTTAAATTGGGCTGTTCATCCTACTCTGCAGTTCTGCAGGGGTCAGAGCCAGGCCCAGCTGCATTATCTGTTTTGAAGCACCAGGGGAGGACACCCCCTTTCCCAAAACCCCCATCAGTGTAACACAAGGGGCTGTATGTGCCACCGTGCCTTGGCACTGCAGCCAGTTTGGGGTTTGCCCGAGGCTGAGtgcttccctgctgtcccctgccttGCTCAGGAGTTCCAGGTAGTAGATACCAAGGATGGGGGTGGCTGACACCCCTCTCCCTCCCTATGCAGGCAAAGGTCAGCCCTGTGATCCAGTGGGACGAAAGccggctgcagcaggggctgcccagcaaGCCTGTGCGCATTGCCTACATGTTGGTGGTGCATGGCAGGGCCATCCGCCAGCTGAAGCGGCTCATCAAGGCCGTGTACCACCAGCAGCACTTCTTTTACATCCACGTTGACAAGGTGTGTGGCAGGGGTGAGGGAGTGGGTGTTAACAGTGCTCCATCAGTCCCTGGGAGAGGGCGCAGAGCTGAGGCATGGGTGGTGGTGAGTGAGGAAAGTGGTTGGATAGAGTTAGTCCTTGCTGCTGTGGAGGTGTGACCCTCTGCTGCTACTTCTGCAACCCCATGGAAGCAGGATCTATCCCCCCTGCCCTGTTTGATGCTTCTCTCCTTGTGGAGGCTGCTGCAAGGGCTGACTCCGGGCTGGTGGCAAGGAAAACAGGGCCCTGGGAGGATGTGCTCCTTGCTGAGGGTGAGCCGTGTTCCCTGGCAGCGCTCCAACTACCTTCATCGCGAGGCTGTGGAGCTGGCCCGGCACTACCCCAACATCCGTGTGACACCCTGGCGCATGGTGACCATCTGGGGAGGTGCCAGCTTGCTGAAGATGTACCTGCGTAGCATGAAGGACCTGCTGGAACTGTCTGAGTGGCCGTGGGACTTCTTCATCAACCTGAGTGCCACTGATTACCCCACAAGGTGAGTGCCTtactggggcaggggagggggctggaggtgTTGGGGCTGTGTGATGGTGCAGAAGCTttgggaggggcagggaggagcagggagctcagggagaTGGGGTTGGAGATTGCACCCACATGCTGGTGATGGTGCtctggggccaggctggacccaTGTATGCAGAGGAGCCCAGCAAGTACCTCCGaagctgttttttcctgtggtcTGGGTGTTGTAGGAGAACATGCATGTGAAGCATGAGACAGCAGAGaggctgtgtctgtgtctgccCAGTGGTGGAACAAGGGTTTGAGTCAGCAGCTTTGTGTTCCTTGTGTCTAATGGCTCTTGCAGAATGAGTGTTTACTGGGCTGCTTCTATGCTACTAATGCTACTAGGAGCATTAATGATTCCTGATTTCCACCTCAGGACCAATGATGAGCTGGTGATGTTCCTGTCCAAATACCGAGATAAGAACTTCCTGAAGTCACATGGCCGAGACAACGCCAGGTAATCTCAGCTAGAGGCAGAGTTAAACTGGAGGAACAGAAAACGAGGGATTTCAGAAAATAACTGAaacagctgtggcagggaggggattttCTGCATCTGCACTTTGCAAGGTGGTTGACACTCCTAACTCCTCATCCCCATGCCCAGGTTTATCAAGAAGCAGGGCCTGGACCGCTTGTTCCACGAGTGTGACTCCCACATGTGGCGACTGGGTGAACGCCACATCCCCGAGGGCATCGTGGTGGACGGGGGCTCTGACTGGTTCTCACTGACACGCAGCTTTGTGGAATATGTGGTCTATGCTGAGGACCAGCTGGTGTCCCAGCTGCGCCAGTTCTACACCTACACACTCCTGCCAGCTGAGGTGGGTGCTGGCTGTGGGCCACAGGACAGATTTTCTTCCCACTGTGCTTAACATATCTTACCCActtcatccctgctctgggtaCCTGCAAAGGGTATTGCTGGTTCTGTTCAGGCAGTTTTGTGCCTCCCCTTTTCCAGACTTAGGTATgaaagagggaagagaggagcagaTAGGTCAGGGGTCAGGCTTACATACAAGCCAACTTTAGGTCCAGTCACCCTCTGGGCCAGATGAGGACTGATGCAAGCCTGGTCCCTTAAGTGTTGCCCTCTCCTGGGAACGGGGAAATTTCTGTTCAGTAGCAGTTGAGGTCTGCCCTTCTCCTCTATGAGTGGGGTTCTCCATTAACCACCTGTCCTTCATCCCACTGGGTGTCCTGCCCCTTTTCTGCCTTGCACAGTCCTTCTTCCATACGGTCCTGGAGAACAGCCACGCCTGCGAGACGCTGGTCGATAACAACCTCCGAGTGACCAACTGGAACCGGAAGCTGGGCTGTAAGTGCCAATATAAACACATAGTCGACTGGTGCGGGTGCTCCCCAAATGACTTCAAACCCCAGGACTTCCTTCGGCTACAGGTGAAAAAGatcctcctttctcttcctgctttttcccctccctgtcctcttCTCTCTGAGCTGTCCTGCGGGCACTCCAGGCTGCAGTGCCGGCTGCTGTGCATGTCCCTGCAAGAGACTGGAGCATGATCAGGTTCCCCAGTGGGGCTCAGTGTGCATGTGTCTGTAAACAGGCAGTAGGATTATCCTGactgtcctgccctgcagccagggttCTGCTTGCAGCATTGCTCCTATTCCTAGGCtttctctcctgttttcctgctctttccctACAAATGTATCACTTGAGGGAAATGCCTTTTTAGTAAAACCCATTCAGAGTGCTGTTTCTTTGGCAGGTCAAAATGCCTTGTGGCGAAATGTCTCCCATGCTCTCAGTGCATGGGGATGTGGACTGAACACAGGAGGCTTGGGGGAGATAGGGCCAACCCTGAAAAGAGCAGTTGTGGCAGGATTTTCCAGCAGTTCCAGGCTTGCAGAGCCCAAGACACTgttcctgcaggctgtgccactTGGTCAGAGCTAatgcagggctcagcagtggcTCTGGTGGGTGGGGGCTCATCAGAGTAAAGATTGCAGCAAAGGAGCTGGATGACACATGGCTAGTTCTGGGCACAGAAAGGGGGAGGTGGTGGGAGAGATGGGGACCCATCTGCATTCCCAGTAACTATTGGTGTGCTCCCACTGATCCTGTCATAGAGGATCCCACAttcaggctggctgtgctgtgctgctccttagCCTGTGCCTTCAAAGTGAGTAGGATGGATCCTGCTGGAGTGGGAGGGCAGAGTGGGCGCCCCCAACATTGTTAGAAATGCCTGTGCTCTTCCAGCAACTCTCCAGACCCACCTTCTTTGCCCGCAAGTTTGAGTCGACGGTGAATCAGGAGGTGCTGGAGATCCTGGACACGCACCTCTACGGCAGCTACCCCGCCAACACCCCGGCCCTCAAGGCCTACTGGGAAAATGTCTACGACCGTGTTGATGGGCTCAGCGGTCTCACCGATGTCACCCTCACCTTCTAtacagccttctccaggctggggctccGCAAAGCCTCATCCACGCCGGCAGCCAAGGCTGACAAGCTCTGCAGGTAGGGTATTTTCTGTGGTCTCAACCCAGGCTCCAAATGGAGACCTTTATCTTGTGCTGGAAGTATGCTTATGCTCAGATATGCAAcctctctgtctgtctctccaGATTTGAGCCTCGAGGCTTCCCCTCCAGTGTGCACTTATATTTCTATGACGACCGTTTCCAGGGTTACCTGGTGATGCAGGAAGTGCAAAATTTGGCAACTGGGCAGACTGAATCCTTGGAGGTGTGGATGAtgccccagggagctctgaaGCTGTCTGGTCATGGAGGGCAGGCAAACCGCTTGCAAAACCTAGAGGTAAATGTGGCACTTTTCTCCCTGGCTCTCCCACACTGTGCTGCCATTCCTCCTCTGCCCCACCTGCCTACAATGGGGACAGAAAGACACAGAGCTGCTATTGTTTCTGAAAAGAAACCTTTATCTGGGAGTTTGGTTTATTTGTGAGGAGCTGATTGTTGGTGAATAGGCCTTAAGGGGATCTTTCAGAGGCAGGTGAgatccagagcctgcagctgcaggaggccTTGCACAGCTGAATTAGTGCTGGCGCATGATCCATGGAGTGTCCATTGCTTTAGATGCCAAGGTTTATGTGTTCTCTGTTTTGGGGAGGTGAAACACAGAACCTCAGCTGATAGTGTCTCCTTGCCCAGTGTCCCACTGCTTGTGcttcctgtccctccaggtGGGCACAGAGTGGGACCCCAAGGAAAGACTCTTCCGCAATTTTGGAGGCTTGATGGGGCCTTTTGATGAGCCGGTGGCCATGCAGAAGTGGTCACGGGGCCCCAACTTGACGGCCACGGTGGTGTGGATTGACCCCACCTATGTCATTGCCGCCTCCTACGACATCACGGTGGATGCTGAGGCAGAGTTCACCCAGTACAAGCCCCCCCTCAACCACCCCCTGCGCCCTGGTGTCTGGACCATCCGCCTCCTCCAGTTCTGGGAGCCTCTGGGGGAGAACCAGTTCCTGGTGGTGCCTCAGACCTTCAACCGCAAGCAGCCTCTCAGGAAAGGTGAGGATGCTCTGGAGTTTGGGGCTGGATGAGAGGGTGTCCCTGTGGGCAGTCCAAAGTGCTTCCCTCCTGTGTTggcccctgggctgcagctgatGACCAGGCTGGAGCCAGTTTTCCACTGGTGCCCCTTGCCCATGTGAATCCTTAGACTGAGCTATCCTCTTGGCAGATATCGAGAGCCCATTGGCCCATGTCAGTCAGATCTTTCCTGCGGCAGTGTCCTTTTCCTTGTGCTGGACGAGAGCTGGGGTTGCAAAGGAGTGGGGTGCTGTGCCCTAACTGGAGTTGGGGGTAGGACCTGCAGGGTGCCAGAATGTTGCTGCACTGCTCAtcccctctcttttctctccctttccttcccagacGACAGCAACTGGCTGCATGGTGGTCCCCCCCACAACGAGTACATGGACCAGAACTTCCAAGGCTTGGGTGGGATCCTCAGCCTGCCACGCTCCGAGGCGGCAGAGGAGGATGCGGTGCAGAAGGCACAGCTGACGGGCAAGGAGCTGGAGGACTGGGCGGATGCTGCCATCGGCACCTTCTGGTCCGCAGCAAATGTCTGTGtcagcagcccctctgcctgcaCTTCCCTGGAGACCTGCAGCAAAACCTCCTGGAGCTCCCTCTCCCCAGACCCCAAATCAGAACTGGGGCCTGTCAAACCTGACGGGCGGCTGAGGtagcaggagcagccagagggcagccttgggagcagggagcatcCTCCGTTTCTGATTTGGGGGGTGTCTCTGGACCACATCACCCTGTGCCATTTGCACCGTAGTCActcaaggaagagaaaatgagaacatCCAGGCAGGGGAAAACCTTCTCCTGTGGGATATTTTGGGCAGAGAGGCATGAGGTGCGTCTTGCCCATCTCTGCAGGAATGAGCCTTTGCTGGCCAGGGAGAGCGTgctggagtgcccatccctgtggggGCATGGCAGGCACCTGGGAAAAGctgtgtgtttgtttctgcaggCCTTGGAGCTTCAGGAAAGGGTGatgtgggagggagggatggctgGTGAGTGGGCAGGCTCTTGACCAGCTCAGCATCCTGCCCACCCCAGACTAGAACTTGGCAGGATGGGCCCTTGTTGCTGACTGCTGCCCTGGTTGGGCTGATGAGGGACTGGGGATGGGCAGAAACCGAATGAGTCAAAACCTGCCATGTgcacggggctgctgctggcttaGGGTTTACATCTCATCCTTTCCACCCCAGCCCTttagtttgtatttttataaatatatatatagaaatatatatgaTGCAAAAGTGCAATAGAGACGAGACCCCGCATTGGCCGGGAAGTCCCTGTGTCTCCATTTCCCCTGAGACTGTAACATACCTTGTTCCCTTGGGTGTCCTGGTGCTACAGGACAGGGTGCTGGGTCGTTTAcatcctttttttattattattattttattattattgttgttgttttgctgtttgccCATTTCCTGATGAGGGCTGCTGGGGACCTGTAACCTGTTGGCCTTGGGGCAGGGTTGCCCCCAGATTGTGGGGCAGCTGCCCAACTATGCCAAATGTCTGGAGCCCTGATATGTTGTGCAACAGTGAGTGTGGAGTGCTCAGTGTGTGGTTCAGGCCCAGCAAGCTGCGCTGTGGACCCTGCGACTTCTGTCTCCACTTCAGCAAAAGGACGCCCTGATCTCCTGCCAAAATAGAATCCACAGGACCGATGTCCTGCTGCAgatgagctgtgcctggagggcTGCCTTGTGCCATAGCTCCTTGACCcgactttttcttttctcccgCGTCGGCAGAAGCTTTTGGGAcctgctgtgcttccctgggcaaAATGCAAAGCGGCGAGATGAGGTCTGGCCAGCCCCATCCTCGCTCCGCTGTTTCTGCTTCCCATTGCTCCAGAGGGAATAGGTGCCACCTCCTCTTGGGAAGGGTTGCAGTGAAGCATCCCccttccctgcagtgcccccAGGATGTCCTTGGCAACTGCCTCTAACATTCTTCTCTCCAAGACTGATGCTACCTGGAGAAGTCTTGGTTTGGTTTCATCCTGGGAAGACACTTCACAGCTGGGGACAATTTGGAGCCCATCTGGCCCAActctgctcaaagcagggtctCAGGagctggtggtttttttttgtctccatgGATCTGTGCCATCCTAACTTTTTTCCCATGTCCCACCTCTCTGCCCAGCAGGTCTGACACTCCCAGTCTACAAATTCAAGGATGTGGGTGTTGCAAGATGTGTACTGTAAAACGGAGGGGACTGAGACCTCTGTGTGTGAGGGCAGGTACCTGCTGGCACTCAGCCCCCCTGTCATATGCCCCCTTCTgcctggggtgctctggggcagTGGAGGAATGTGGGGGGAGAAGGGCCACACACTGGAAGATGCCAAAACTCTGTGTCAGAACCATTATATAAAGTTGTCTTAAATATGCAACATCACCACAAATACATCTCTATCTCTACAGTTTGGTGTGTCGGGTTTTTGTG
Proteins encoded in this region:
- the XYLT2 gene encoding xylosyltransferase 2, which translates into the protein MVAGGRARKLVRRYRLAAATALAILLLQGLVLWSSAGLDEEGLAEERQKKAGFPESSDGSKDSDSSAGRRSSASRKHGRWRGRLDSPGAMVSKVVRAVTARHKPGWRLPAMLDSSSHRNLSELHGEAQLAIFQQGDTGSVEGAPQPTENSFTPKCEITGKDALSALARASSKQCQQEIANVVCLHRAGSLMPQSVPRHCQLSGKVSPVIQWDESRLQQGLPSKPVRIAYMLVVHGRAIRQLKRLIKAVYHQQHFFYIHVDKRSNYLHREAVELARHYPNIRVTPWRMVTIWGGASLLKMYLRSMKDLLELSEWPWDFFINLSATDYPTRTNDELVMFLSKYRDKNFLKSHGRDNARFIKKQGLDRLFHECDSHMWRLGERHIPEGIVVDGGSDWFSLTRSFVEYVVYAEDQLVSQLRQFYTYTLLPAESFFHTVLENSHACETLVDNNLRVTNWNRKLGCKCQYKHIVDWCGCSPNDFKPQDFLRLQQLSRPTFFARKFESTVNQEVLEILDTHLYGSYPANTPALKAYWENVYDRVDGLSGLTDVTLTFYTAFSRLGLRKASSTPAAKADKLCRFEPRGFPSSVHLYFYDDRFQGYLVMQEVQNLATGQTESLEVWMMPQGALKLSGHGGQANRLQNLEVGTEWDPKERLFRNFGGLMGPFDEPVAMQKWSRGPNLTATVVWIDPTYVIAASYDITVDAEAEFTQYKPPLNHPLRPGVWTIRLLQFWEPLGENQFLVVPQTFNRKQPLRKDDSNWLHGGPPHNEYMDQNFQGLGGILSLPRSEAAEEDAVQKAQLTGKELEDWADAAIGTFWSAANVCVSSPSACTSLETCSKTSWSSLSPDPKSELGPVKPDGRLR